AGCTGAATGACCAGCGGCAGACGCCAGGCCGACATTCGCTGGTCGGTGGTGGATAAAAACTGGCAGTTTAGCCCGGCATGGCGCGCCAGATGCCGGAGCGCCTCCGGCAGGGTCTTCTGCGTTGCCCACTCGGCGGCGGCATGCAGCGTTCCGGGTGAAAAGCTTTGCCGGTAGTGGTTAGCGATAAAAGCGATGGCATTGGCCCAATCGAGCAAATGCGGCACCCCTTCGCGTTAATTTTGAGTGGTCATGGGCGGATCTCCACGCCCTGGATATTTTGATTTTCCAGCGCGAACACCGTGCGCATCTTGCCGGTACTAAACAGGCAGTCCAGTTCAAGGGAGCGCAGTTGCGATTCCGTCAGGACCTGGCTAAACCTGGCCTGGTAAATTTCCTGATCGACGTTGAGCAGATCCAGCAGCGGGCGCGAACCCAACTGGAGATATTGATCCTGGTACAGCGCCCGGGTTTGCTCCCCTAGCTGCTGCTGGCGTTTCTGAATACCCAGCGATTGAGCAAGGTTAACGGCTTCATCGCGAGAGGCGTTCAGTTTCTGGCTGGCGTCCAGTTGCGCAGTTCTAATCGCCGCATTAGCCGCCGCCAGGCCTTGCTGGGCAGCGTCGCGGGAGGCGGTCATCGCCCCGCCCTGATAGATAGGCATCTGGACCTTAACCCAGGCGGAATATTGCGTTTTATTGAGCGCCGCGCTGTTAGCGTAATTGTCGTTGAGGTAGTGCGTGACCTCAGGTTCAAGGGAGATGGTCGGCAGCATTTGCGCGTTGGCGTTATCCAACTGCGCCTGAGCCTGGCCTGCCTGAGCCAGCGCGGCTAATACTGCGGGAACAGATCGATAATCAATTTTGGATACCGCACAAGCGGCATCCATCCCCGGAGGCACCTCATCCGTTACCGTGGCGATCCCGCCGATGCCGATATAGGTCGCTAGCGTGGCTTTCCAGCGTTCGAGTGCCGCCTTATATTGCAAGAGCGTGGATTGCGCCCCTTCCACGCGGGTATCAGTTTGCACAACATCCGATAACGATGACGCGCCCGCATCGTTGCGCTGACGAATAAGGTCGCCAATCTGTTTAAGCGAATCGACCTGCGCTTTGGCGATATCAACCAGCTTTTGGTAGCCCTGCACCTGCACCACCGCCCCGGCGGTATCATGAGCGACCTGATCGATATTCAGCATGACGGTGGCCTGCTGCTGGGCCACGCCGGAGTCCGCGGCTCTGACCGAACTGGAAACTTTGCCGAAGTCGTAGAGCATTTGCGATACCGAGACCACCAGTGATGGTGTATATCCGGCATCAGAATAAGAGTTTGTATAACCATTATTCATACCCGCACTAATTTGCGGGTAATATTTGGCTTTCGCCACATCTACTTTTTGCGCCATTTCCTGGAGCTTGCTCACTTCCTGAGTAATAGATGGATGCCAGTTGACCGCATTTTTCACTGCTTTTTTAATATCAAGCGGGCCGGACATTCGGGTTTGGTTATTAATAATCTCTTCATTGTACCCCGCTATCTGCTGGCTATCGGTTAAGCGCTGGCTACTAATATCATTTGGCATTAAATATGAGCTTTCTGCATTCACCACAAATGCAGGGTTGAGTGAAATAAATAAGGCGGTATAGCCGCAGGTTATGACAATCCCTTTTTGTTTAAATAGGCGCATCAAATTTACCCTTCAGAAAGCACGCACTGAAAAAACGGATATCATGATTTCCGCATCATTGTTTTTATTTAATAGTAGTCTGCTATTTCCCCGTTCACTGCCCGAATTCATTCCTCCGCAATAAAATAACCTCGACAGCACTTCCCTGTGCTGTCATCGGTGTAACACGCCTTAGTTGGAGTTATTGGTATCAAGCAGCTCGTTGAGCGTATTGATATGTACTCCTTCCAGCGTAATTAAGGTTGTTG
This Klebsiella sp. RHBSTW-00484 DNA region includes the following protein-coding sequences:
- a CDS encoding TolC family outer membrane protein translates to MRLFKQKGIVITCGYTALFISLNPAFVVNAESSYLMPNDISSQRLTDSQQIAGYNEEIINNQTRMSGPLDIKKAVKNAVNWHPSITQEVSKLQEMAQKVDVAKAKYYPQISAGMNNGYTNSYSDAGYTPSLVVSVSQMLYDFGKVSSSVRAADSGVAQQQATVMLNIDQVAHDTAGAVVQVQGYQKLVDIAKAQVDSLKQIGDLIRQRNDAGASSLSDVVQTDTRVEGAQSTLLQYKAALERWKATLATYIGIGGIATVTDEVPPGMDAACAVSKIDYRSVPAVLAALAQAGQAQAQLDNANAQMLPTISLEPEVTHYLNDNYANSAALNKTQYSAWVKVQMPIYQGGAMTASRDAAQQGLAAANAAIRTAQLDASQKLNASRDEAVNLAQSLGIQKRQQQLGEQTRALYQDQYLQLGSRPLLDLLNVDQEIYQARFSQVLTESQLRSLELDCLFSTGKMRTVFALENQNIQGVEIRP